From Shewanella yunxiaonensis, the proteins below share one genomic window:
- a CDS encoding IS481 family transposase, whose amino-acid sequence MLHTNNPIIKHKAGLLNLAAELGNVSKACKVMGVSRDTFYRYQELVESGGVESLINQSRRAPNLKNRVDDATEQAVIAHAIAFPAHGQSRTSNELRKTGVFVSASGVRSIWLRHDLENFKKRLKALEAKVEQEGIILSDAQVAALERKQQDDEACGEIETFHPGYLGSQDTFYVGNLKGVGRIYQQTFVDTYSKVAFAKLYTTKTPITSADLLNDRVLPFFEAQALPMLRILTDRGTEYCGKVEQHDYQLYLAINDIEHTKTKARHPQTNGICERFHKTILNEFYQVTFRKKLYGNMEELQKDLDEWLAYYNNERTHQGKMCCGRTPMATLVDGKAIWAEKNLAQI is encoded by the coding sequence ATGCTTCATACTAACAATCCGATTATCAAACACAAAGCGGGTTTACTCAATCTCGCAGCAGAACTGGGAAACGTTTCTAAGGCCTGTAAGGTGATGGGCGTATCTCGAGACACCTTCTATCGCTACCAGGAATTGGTTGAAAGTGGTGGTGTTGAATCGCTTATCAATCAGTCCAGAAGAGCGCCTAACCTTAAGAACCGTGTCGATGATGCAACCGAACAAGCCGTCATCGCACATGCGATAGCATTTCCTGCCCACGGCCAATCACGCACCAGTAATGAACTGCGCAAAACAGGCGTATTTGTGTCGGCGAGTGGTGTTCGTTCTATCTGGCTGCGGCACGATTTAGAGAACTTCAAAAAGCGCTTAAAGGCTTTGGAAGCCAAGGTCGAGCAAGAAGGTATTATCTTGTCAGATGCGCAGGTCGCAGCGCTGGAACGCAAGCAACAGGATGATGAAGCTTGTGGTGAAATTGAAACCTTCCATCCAGGCTATTTGGGCTCGCAAGATACGTTCTATGTCGGCAATCTTAAAGGTGTTGGTCGCATCTATCAGCAGACCTTCGTTGATACCTATAGCAAGGTAGCATTTGCCAAGCTGTACACAACGAAAACGCCTATCACTTCGGCTGATTTGCTCAATGACCGAGTGCTGCCGTTCTTTGAGGCTCAAGCATTACCCATGCTGCGTATTTTGACTGACCGAGGAACAGAATACTGTGGCAAAGTAGAGCAACACGACTATCAGTTGTACCTAGCGATTAACGACATAGAGCACACCAAAACTAAGGCGCGTCATCCGCAAACCAATGGTATCTGTGAACGCTTCCATAAAACGATTTTGAATGAGTTTTATCAGGTAACGTTTCGTAAAAAGCTTTACGGAAATATGGAGGAACTGCAAAAAGATCTGGACGAATGGCTGGCGTATTACAACAATGAACGGACTCATCAGGGAAAAATGTGTTGTGGCCGAACACCAATGGCGACACTCGTTGATGGGAAAGCGATTTGGGCTGAAAAGAATTTAGCTCAAATCTAA